A section of the Candidatus Moraniibacteriota bacterium genome encodes:
- a CDS encoding PBP1A family penicillin-binding protein produces MPNLFSFLQWLVRQTTWVVLILSLGLVVGGFSIYYFDAAETLNLDKHPLKETTLLYDRTGKQILYAVHGEENRRVVTHDEIPETIRQATVAAEDAHFFTHPGIDLIAILRAAIVNVQHQDISQGASTITQQLARALFLTRERTWIRKVREIVLAIKIEKSLSKEEILDLYLNTVPYGSNAYGIEAAAQTFFDKHASDLTTDEAALLAALPNAPTLYSPYGKSQKALITRKETILHKMHELGTISTPDMETALAVKTLEKVVPLERKIQAPHFVFFILDQLKKEFNQEVLETEGFNVYTSIDLDLQHAAEKIVAEGVKKNFARDASNGALVALTPKDGEILAMVGSRDYFDTNIDGQVNVAIEKRQPGSTFKPFAYATAFAKGFTPETRIYDVPINFGADGTGTEYIPNNYDGHFRGLITMRAALSQSLNIPAVSTLYLAGIPETIALATAMGITTLTEPSRYGLALVLGGAEVKLVDLTSAFGVFGQEGKRVPTDGILRVVDREDRNLHKRITNSDTVIGANITNQISSILSDNAARAPVFGSSSPIAFPAGTGVAAKTGTTQNFRDAWTVGYTRDVALGVWTGNNDNTAMEAGSDGIYTAAPMWRSMMDTLLEKYPPSPFTPYTRESADDGTLAPSDIAGGTPEIVYYDKKTGKKISETKAKKKKQSDVEVRIVDGGMTFKYSKEKGSDNLLFKPTTAADLLKIYYPNGS; encoded by the coding sequence ATGCCCAACCTCTTTTCTTTCCTCCAATGGCTGGTCCGCCAGACGACTTGGGTCGTTCTCATTCTCTCACTCGGCCTCGTCGTCGGCGGTTTTTCTATTTACTATTTCGATGCCGCCGAGACGCTCAATCTCGACAAACATCCGCTGAAGGAAACGACGCTGCTCTATGATCGGACCGGGAAACAAATTCTCTATGCGGTCCACGGCGAAGAGAACCGTCGTGTCGTCACACACGATGAGATACCGGAAACGATCCGCCAGGCGACCGTCGCGGCCGAAGACGCACATTTCTTCACTCATCCAGGGATCGATCTCATCGCCATCCTTCGCGCTGCCATCGTCAATGTCCAACACCAAGACATCTCACAGGGCGCCTCGACCATCACGCAACAACTTGCCCGAGCCCTCTTTCTCACCCGCGAGCGAACCTGGATCCGCAAGGTGCGCGAGATTGTCCTCGCAATCAAGATCGAAAAGTCGCTTTCCAAAGAAGAGATTCTCGACCTTTATCTCAACACCGTCCCCTACGGCTCGAATGCGTACGGTATCGAGGCGGCAGCTCAGACATTTTTCGACAAGCATGCCAGCGACCTCACGACTGACGAGGCTGCCCTCCTCGCCGCACTCCCCAATGCACCGACCCTGTATTCGCCATATGGCAAGAGTCAGAAAGCTCTGATCACTAGGAAGGAAACCATCCTCCACAAAATGCACGAGCTCGGTACGATCTCGACTCCAGATATGGAGACCGCCTTGGCCGTCAAGACACTCGAGAAAGTGGTGCCCCTCGAACGGAAGATTCAGGCTCCGCATTTTGTCTTTTTCATCCTCGATCAGCTGAAGAAAGAGTTCAATCAGGAAGTACTCGAAACAGAAGGGTTTAATGTGTACACCTCGATCGACCTCGACCTGCAACATGCTGCTGAAAAAATTGTTGCCGAAGGGGTGAAGAAAAATTTCGCTCGTGACGCTTCGAACGGAGCGCTCGTTGCCCTCACACCGAAAGACGGCGAGATTCTCGCCATGGTGGGCAGCCGGGATTATTTCGATACGAACATCGACGGCCAAGTGAACGTCGCTATCGAGAAGCGTCAACCCGGCTCGACTTTTAAACCCTTCGCCTATGCGACGGCCTTCGCAAAAGGCTTCACGCCCGAGACACGGATCTATGACGTCCCGATCAACTTCGGTGCAGATGGAACCGGCACCGAATACATCCCGAACAATTATGACGGTCATTTCCGAGGACTTATCACGATGCGGGCTGCCCTCTCTCAGTCGCTCAATATCCCAGCCGTCTCCACACTCTATCTCGCCGGCATCCCCGAGACGATCGCCCTCGCGACCGCGATGGGTATCACCACTCTGACTGAGCCCAGCCGCTACGGACTCGCGCTCGTCCTCGGCGGAGCGGAAGTGAAGCTCGTCGATCTCACCAGCGCATTCGGCGTCTTTGGCCAGGAAGGCAAGCGTGTTCCAACCGATGGCATCCTGCGCGTCGTCGACCGTGAAGACCGCAACTTGCACAAGCGGATCACCAATTCGGATACGGTCATCGGGGCCAATATCACCAATCAGATTAGCTCCATCCTCTCGGATAATGCCGCTCGGGCGCCCGTGTTCGGATCATCGAGCCCGATCGCCTTCCCTGCTGGGACCGGTGTCGCGGCCAAGACTGGCACGACGCAGAATTTCCGCGATGCCTGGACGGTCGGCTATACGCGCGATGTCGCCCTCGGGGTCTGGACGGGCAACAATGACAACACCGCGATGGAAGCTGGATCCGACGGCATTTATACGGCCGCACCGATGTGGCGCAGTATGATGGATACGCTGCTCGAGAAATACCCGCCCAGCCCATTTACCCCGTATACGCGTGAGTCAGCCGACGACGGCACACTCGCACCGAGCGATATCGCCGGTGGCACGCCGGAAATCGTCTACTATGACAAGAAGACCGGCAAGAAAATATCCGAGACCAAAGCCAAGAAGAAAAAGCAAAGTGATGTCGAAGTCCGAATCGTGGATGGCGGTATGACCTTCAAGTATTCAAAAGAGAAAGGGAGCGACAATCTCCTCTTCAAACCTACAACCGCGGCGGATCTCTTGAAGATCTATTATCCGAATGGGAGCTAG
- a CDS encoding ABC-F family ATP-binding cassette domain-containing protein produces the protein MLSVKRIRKSFGTRRLLHEVSFNLTRGQRMALVGENGTGKSTLLKIIAGIESADKGHVVLAKGVLVGYLAQETIATGDETALEFLYQATGISALETEMAELEPEIDQPTRLAQYEALREHFERLGGYAFLDRAKGILDGLALDSLDLHRSLDTFSGGEKRKLALAAVLLSGVDLLLLDEPTNNLDLVALLWLEAYLVRSGATLLVASHDRTFLDHVVDRVLAIDPVKHGVVLYSGNWSVYAETKAHALRRAKELYGAQERERERVVASAAEKIHWADATKKKRGPDRDKLAANYKKERAIKKFTGSAKALEGRLVRLNDHEKPFERPPLEFTLVPGAKTVPPTITLSRVSIGYEKKQPVAKGIVLRLPFRSRTVILGANGSGKSTLVKTIMGLIPPLVGTVRIGKGAVFGDLMQEGENLPLAETAITYFAKRFRLYERSDVLVLLSHFGFVPDDADVKIGRLSPGERVRLVLASLVHANANILILDEPTNHLDLEAIEALEDALTAYPGTVILITHDRAFLSHVHLDQAFLLANGQLESIPDYAAFALRLEREAKRRLKRLEERLGK, from the coding sequence ATGCTCTCCGTCAAACGCATCAGAAAAAGTTTTGGCACGCGCCGTCTCCTCCACGAGGTGTCGTTCAATCTGACTCGTGGGCAGCGGATGGCCTTGGTCGGCGAAAATGGCACGGGCAAATCAACCTTGCTCAAGATCATTGCTGGGATTGAATCAGCCGACAAGGGTCATGTGGTCCTTGCCAAGGGGGTGCTCGTCGGCTATCTGGCCCAAGAGACGATCGCGACGGGCGATGAAACTGCCTTGGAATTCCTCTATCAGGCAACCGGTATCAGTGCTCTGGAGACCGAGATGGCCGAACTCGAACCAGAGATTGATCAACCAACTCGCCTGGCGCAGTATGAGGCACTCCGCGAGCATTTCGAGCGGCTGGGTGGCTATGCCTTCCTTGATCGGGCCAAGGGCATCCTGGATGGGCTGGCGCTTGATTCACTTGACTTACATCGTTCGTTGGATACTTTTTCGGGCGGTGAGAAACGAAAGCTCGCTTTGGCCGCGGTGCTCCTCTCAGGCGTCGATCTCCTCCTCCTGGATGAGCCGACGAATAATCTCGACCTGGTAGCACTTCTCTGGCTCGAGGCCTATCTGGTGCGTTCCGGTGCGACATTATTGGTAGCTTCGCATGACCGGACTTTCCTCGACCATGTCGTTGATCGAGTGCTCGCCATCGATCCGGTGAAGCATGGGGTCGTGCTCTACAGCGGCAACTGGTCCGTGTATGCCGAGACCAAGGCACATGCCCTCCGCCGGGCCAAGGAACTCTATGGTGCGCAGGAACGTGAGCGAGAACGGGTCGTGGCTTCGGCGGCCGAGAAGATTCACTGGGCGGATGCGACGAAGAAAAAGCGCGGTCCGGATCGCGACAAGCTCGCGGCCAATTACAAGAAAGAGCGGGCGATCAAGAAATTCACCGGTTCGGCCAAAGCGCTTGAAGGCAGATTGGTACGGCTTAATGATCACGAGAAGCCCTTTGAACGGCCGCCACTCGAGTTCACGCTCGTTCCAGGTGCCAAGACGGTCCCGCCGACGATTACACTCTCACGCGTCTCCATCGGGTATGAAAAAAAGCAGCCGGTTGCCAAGGGCATCGTGTTGCGCCTCCCGTTCCGTTCGCGGACGGTCATCCTCGGAGCCAACGGTTCAGGCAAGTCGACACTCGTGAAGACCATCATGGGACTGATACCACCTTTGGTTGGCACGGTGCGCATTGGTAAAGGGGCGGTCTTTGGGGACTTGATGCAGGAAGGGGAAAACCTCCCGCTCGCCGAGACAGCCATCACGTATTTTGCGAAACGCTTCCGACTGTATGAGCGAAGCGATGTGCTTGTTCTCCTCTCTCATTTCGGTTTCGTCCCTGACGATGCGGATGTCAAGATCGGACGGCTTAGCCCTGGCGAACGCGTCCGACTGGTGCTCGCGTCGCTGGTCCATGCCAATGCCAATATTCTCATCCTGGATGAACCGACGAATCATCTCGACCTGGAAGCGATCGAGGCCCTGGAAGACGCCCTGACGGCCTATCCCGGGACTGTCATTCTCATCACGCACGATCGAGCTTTCCTCTCGCATGTGCACCTCGACCAGGCCTTCCTCCTCGCGAATGGTCAGTTGGAATCCATCCCGGACTATGCGGCATTTGCCTTGCGTCTGGAGCGTGAGGCCAAACGCCGTCTGAAGCGTCTCGAAGAGCGGCTGGGGAAATAA
- the secF gene encoding protein translocase subunit SecF codes for MQLPIIQQRKYAYVFSGLLTLASIICIAGWGLRLGIDFKGGTLMEVRFTETAVPTADVVREKLGAMELQSLTVQPTAERGMLLRYLASDETTNSQVLTTLKGIDPAVEQLRVDFIGASVSNQMQSQAFTGTALALLGIALYVAWAFRRVSYPVTSWEYGAGAIIALAHDIIITTGVFSLLGHFSGVEVGVPFIAALLTILGYSVNDTIVVYDRVRENLLRARTGTDFEGIVNRSLNETLVRSVNTSLTVIIVLIAVAVWGGESVRWFAVALLVGVGFGTYSSIFVASALLVSRFKMKFPKSVTSV; via the coding sequence ATGCAGCTCCCCATCATCCAGCAGCGCAAATACGCTTACGTCTTCTCAGGTCTTTTGACCCTGGCGAGTATCATCTGTATTGCCGGGTGGGGGTTGCGCCTGGGTATTGATTTCAAAGGTGGAACACTGATGGAAGTGCGTTTCACCGAGACAGCCGTGCCGACGGCGGATGTCGTCAGGGAGAAGCTGGGGGCGATGGAACTCCAAAGCCTCACGGTGCAACCGACGGCCGAGCGGGGGATGCTCTTGCGCTATCTGGCATCGGATGAAACGACGAATAGCCAGGTTTTGACGACCTTGAAAGGCATCGATCCGGCCGTCGAGCAGTTGCGCGTGGACTTCATCGGCGCTTCGGTTTCGAATCAGATGCAGTCACAGGCTTTCACGGGCACAGCGCTGGCGCTCCTCGGTATCGCGCTCTATGTCGCGTGGGCGTTCCGGCGGGTTTCGTATCCGGTGACGAGCTGGGAATACGGGGCGGGTGCTATCATCGCTCTGGCGCACGATATCATTATCACGACCGGTGTTTTCAGTCTCCTGGGGCACTTCTCTGGTGTCGAAGTCGGGGTGCCGTTCATCGCGGCACTTCTCACCATCCTCGGCTACTCGGTCAATGACACGATCGTCGTCTATGACCGGGTCCGAGAGAATCTCTTGCGCGCGCGAACCGGGACGGATTTCGAGGGAATCGTGAATCGCTCGCTGAACGAGACGCTCGTCCGTTCGGTGAACACCTCGCTCACGGTCATCATCGTCCTCATCGCGGTGGCGGTCTGGGGCGGGGAGAGCGTGCGCTGGTTCGCCGTCGCGCTCTTGGTCGGCGTCGGCTTCGGCACATACTCGTCGATCTTCGTCGCCTCGGCCCTCCTCGTCTCGCGTTTCAAGATGAAGTTTCCAAAATCAGTAACTAGTGTATAG
- the secD gene encoding protein translocase subunit SecD: protein MNAIKKIRFQFAGVVLLALVSGLIAYPKLVSFAPPVERFFSQAKVNLGLDLQGGIHLEYAADTTDLDTSKRDDALQAAVDVIERRVNAFGVGEPVVQLSRSGSESRIIVELPGVKDVEEAKSMIKETPFLEFRELAGPEAEAQIDAANAQSQETAGKILENALAGSDFTELAKTWSRDPGAKENGGELGFAKSGSYVPEFDAVAFDPNFATGSVHPALVETTFGWHILKKLDERSTSAADGGEGEEREVNIAHILFPKYAIEDFPQLRYKATGLSGKNLKDVYVDYQSQGVGSPQIALRFDEEGTRLFADITSRNVGKPVAIFIDGEVVSQPTVQAEIRDGQAVITSNFTLAQANAEVKRFNEGALPVPITLVSQQSIDASLGRSALDQSVRAGIYGLAAVSVFMLLFYRFLGFIAVLALLLYSAMLLALFKLSIFTPFPITLTLSGIAGFVLSIGIAVDANVLIFERTREELSFGKSMRKALHEGFRRAWPSIRDGHFSTLITTIILIGMGTGFVKGFAIILALGVLLSLFTAVVLVRIMVNFLFADWMEKRPWILVTPKKLDTPKN, encoded by the coding sequence ATGAACGCTATCAAGAAAATCCGCTTTCAATTCGCGGGGGTCGTTCTCCTCGCACTGGTTTCCGGTCTTATTGCCTATCCGAAACTCGTTTCCTTTGCCCCGCCGGTCGAGCGCTTTTTCTCGCAGGCAAAAGTCAATCTCGGTCTGGATCTGCAAGGAGGCATTCACTTGGAATATGCAGCGGATACAACGGATCTCGACACGAGCAAGCGAGATGATGCGTTGCAGGCGGCCGTCGATGTCATTGAACGACGAGTCAATGCGTTCGGCGTGGGCGAACCAGTCGTGCAGCTTTCGCGGTCGGGCAGTGAGAGTCGGATCATCGTGGAACTTCCTGGTGTGAAGGACGTCGAAGAAGCGAAGTCGATGATCAAGGAGACGCCATTCCTTGAATTCCGCGAACTGGCTGGTCCGGAAGCGGAGGCACAAATTGATGCAGCGAATGCACAGTCACAGGAAACCGCGGGCAAGATCCTCGAGAACGCGCTGGCGGGCAGTGATTTCACCGAACTCGCCAAGACCTGGAGCCGGGATCCGGGCGCCAAGGAGAATGGGGGCGAACTCGGCTTTGCCAAGTCAGGGAGCTATGTACCCGAATTTGATGCCGTTGCCTTTGACCCGAACTTTGCAACAGGATCCGTGCATCCTGCGCTTGTGGAGACGACGTTCGGCTGGCATATCCTGAAGAAACTCGATGAGCGATCTACCTCGGCGGCAGACGGGGGTGAAGGAGAAGAACGTGAAGTGAACATCGCCCACATTTTGTTCCCGAAGTATGCGATCGAAGACTTTCCTCAGCTCCGCTACAAAGCGACGGGTTTGTCGGGGAAAAATCTGAAAGACGTGTACGTCGATTATCAGTCACAGGGCGTCGGGTCGCCGCAGATTGCACTCCGTTTTGACGAGGAGGGGACGAGGCTCTTCGCTGATATCACTTCGCGTAATGTCGGCAAGCCCGTGGCGATCTTCATTGATGGCGAAGTGGTGAGTCAGCCGACGGTACAGGCGGAAATTCGCGATGGTCAGGCGGTTATCACGAGCAATTTCACCCTGGCCCAAGCCAATGCAGAGGTGAAGCGGTTCAATGAAGGGGCGCTGCCGGTGCCGATCACACTCGTCTCGCAGCAGTCGATCGATGCATCACTTGGTCGCTCTGCCCTCGACCAGAGTGTCCGGGCGGGGATATATGGCCTCGCGGCGGTTTCTGTTTTCATGCTGCTTTTCTACCGCTTCCTCGGGTTCATCGCGGTCTTGGCCCTCCTCCTCTACTCGGCGATGCTTCTCGCGCTCTTCAAACTGTCGATCTTCACGCCGTTCCCCATCACCCTGACCCTCTCTGGGATCGCGGGCTTCGTCTTGTCGATCGGTATCGCGGTCGATGCCAACGTGCTCATCTTTGAACGTACCCGCGAAGAGCTTTCATTTGGTAAATCGATGCGCAAGGCTTTGCACGAAGGTTTCCGTCGGGCCTGGCCATCAATTCGGGACGGCCACTTCTCGACACTCATCACGACGATCATCCTCATCGGTATGGGCACGGGCTTTGTGAAGGGCTTCGCGATCATCCTCGCCTTGGGCGTGCTCCTCTCTCTCTTCACCGCGGTCGTCCTCGTCCGGATCATGGTGAACTTCCTCTTTGCGGATTGGATGGAGAAACGTCCGTGGATACTTGTGACACCGAAAAAACTTGATACCCCGAAAAACTAA
- a CDS encoding NUDIX domain-containing protein, producing the protein MVWEVSVGSVLCRLTPDGTREYLILQYPSGHFDFPKGHMEAGETEEDTLRRETAEETGIRDIQVYPKRVSIRYFYEARGNEYERRKREGRGTWIFKIVHFYPARALTSTEVVISHEHIGFLWLPFEAALAKVTFSNAKRVLQSTEEYLQRQKV; encoded by the coding sequence GTGGTCTGGGAGGTTTCGGTTGGGAGCGTGCTGTGCCGGCTGACTCCTGATGGGACGCGGGAATACCTCATTCTCCAGTATCCGAGCGGTCACTTCGACTTTCCCAAAGGTCACATGGAAGCGGGGGAAACAGAAGAGGACACACTCCGCCGGGAGACGGCGGAAGAGACCGGTATCAGGGACATTCAAGTCTATCCAAAGCGGGTGAGTATCCGCTATTTCTATGAGGCTCGGGGCAATGAGTATGAGCGACGCAAGCGCGAAGGGCGTGGTACCTGGATTTTCAAAATTGTCCATTTCTATCCTGCTCGGGCGCTTACTTCGACCGAAGTGGTGATTTCCCATGAGCATATTGGTTTCCTCTGGCTTCCATTTGAAGCTGCACTTGCCAAAGTTACTTTTAGTAATGCCAAGCGTGTCCTCCAGTCGACGGAAGAATATCTACAGCGACAAAAGGTATAG
- a CDS encoding NUDIX domain-containing protein — protein MGQHLPTAILASYAILKQGGRILFGLRQNSGYCDGQWGLPAGHIEVGESFVSGLIREMKEELGIDLIPENIRLVHINHRKAEDTSERVNVFFLIESWSGEVENREPEKTKELKWFFADDLPELTIPYIRDTLEYIKKGIVYREEGW, from the coding sequence ATGGGGCAGCATCTTCCAACCGCGATACTCGCTTCCTACGCAATTCTGAAACAAGGTGGCAGGATATTATTTGGTCTGCGTCAAAACAGCGGCTATTGTGATGGACAATGGGGACTCCCGGCCGGTCATATCGAAGTGGGTGAAAGTTTCGTATCGGGACTCATAAGAGAGATGAAAGAGGAATTGGGAATTGATTTGATTCCTGAAAATATCCGTCTCGTCCATATAAACCATCGGAAAGCTGAAGACACATCGGAAAGAGTGAATGTGTTTTTTCTGATTGAGAGCTGGTCCGGCGAGGTGGAGAATCGAGAACCCGAAAAAACGAAAGAGCTCAAGTGGTTTTTTGCGGATGATTTACCGGAGCTCACTATTCCGTACATCCGAGACACTCTTGAATACATCAAGAAAGGAATCGTGTATCGTGAGGAGGGATGGTAG